The following coding sequences lie in one Pseudomonas monsensis genomic window:
- a CDS encoding MgtC/SapB family protein yields the protein MNAWWHEVWETLQAEFADIGDASQLTRITVRLLMAAILGGILGFEREHKGKAAGVRTHMLVALGAALFVLVPQTSGAESDAMSRVLQGVIAGIGFLGAGTILKNREGDEGHVKGLTTAAGLWMTAAIGVATGLGREATALFSTLLALGIFSVMPRIVRVFEKDDERNRHL from the coding sequence ATGAACGCTTGGTGGCATGAAGTGTGGGAAACCCTGCAGGCGGAATTCGCCGACATCGGTGATGCGTCGCAGTTGACGCGGATCACCGTGCGTCTGCTGATGGCAGCGATTCTTGGGGGCATCCTCGGTTTCGAGCGCGAACACAAGGGCAAGGCTGCCGGGGTGCGCACGCACATGCTGGTGGCGCTCGGTGCGGCGCTGTTCGTGCTGGTGCCGCAGACGTCCGGCGCTGAATCTGACGCGATGAGTCGCGTGCTGCAAGGGGTGATTGCCGGGATCGGTTTTCTCGGTGCCGGCACCATCCTGAAAAACCGCGAAGGTGATGAAGGCCACGTGAAAGGCCTGACGACGGCGGCGGGGTTGTGGATGACCGCAGCCATTGGTGTGGCAACCGGGTTGGGCAGAGAGGCGACGGCGCTGTTCAGTACGTTGCTGGCGTTGGGGATCTTCAGCGTGATGCCGCGAATTGTCCGCGTGTTCGAAAAGGACGATGAGCGGAACAGGCACCTGTAG
- a CDS encoding DUF3203 family protein: MPLRVDESNPEQKVCFFTVENGEEIRICDTLEVRTDSDKAMSFVEIEGRRVYITEAEADELTVAGARDGRKHLKADESGSVI; encoded by the coding sequence ATGCCCCTTCGAGTCGATGAATCCAATCCCGAACAAAAAGTGTGTTTTTTCACGGTCGAGAATGGCGAAGAAATCCGCATTTGCGACACCCTGGAAGTCCGCACGGACAGCGACAAAGCCATGTCGTTCGTGGAAATAGAGGGCCGGCGCGTGTACATCACCGAAGCAGAAGCCGACGAATTGACCGTTGCAGGCGCCAGAGACGGTCGCAAGCACTTGAAGGCTGACGAGAGTGGTTCGGTGATTTGA
- the ccoG gene encoding cytochrome c oxidase accessory protein CcoG, translating into MSEQIPVRTVEASPTIKNVPGRPMKAKAGSTDKQIHTRSFTGLFRTLRMSGAGFLFLLFFGTVWLNWGGRQAVLWDLSESKFHIFGATFWPQDFILLSALLIIAAFGLFAITVFAGRVWCGYTCPQSSWTWIFMWCEKITEGERNQRIKLQAAPWSLNKLARRAAKHTLWLAISVMTGLTFVGYFTPIRPLAEELLTLHIGGVSLFWVLFFTAATYINAGWLREAVCMHMCPYARFQSVMFDKDTLAISYDVARGENRGPRKREVKPAEAGLGDCIDCQLCVQVCPTGIDIRDGLQMECIGCAACIDACDSIMDKMNYPRGLIRYSSERELQGGKTHLLRPRLIGYVAVLLVMIGALAMALVERPMVSLDVTKDRGLFRENGQGQIENIYTLKVINKTQQRQAYNLSLVDGDGFQLQGKTELSLAPGEIVDVPVSVAMTTERPASSSQTLSFKIADSDEPEIYSVAKSRFVAPMNR; encoded by the coding sequence ATGAGCGAACAAATTCCCGTCCGAACCGTAGAAGCAAGCCCCACCATAAAAAATGTACCGGGTCGCCCGATGAAGGCGAAGGCCGGCTCAACTGACAAGCAGATTCACACCCGCAGCTTCACTGGCCTGTTCCGCACGTTGCGCATGAGCGGCGCGGGGTTTCTGTTTCTGCTGTTCTTCGGCACCGTGTGGCTGAACTGGGGCGGTCGTCAGGCCGTGCTCTGGGATCTTTCCGAAAGCAAATTCCATATCTTCGGCGCGACCTTCTGGCCGCAGGATTTCATCCTGCTCTCGGCGTTGCTGATCATTGCCGCGTTCGGCCTGTTCGCCATCACCGTGTTCGCCGGGCGGGTCTGGTGCGGTTACACCTGCCCACAGAGTTCGTGGACGTGGATTTTCATGTGGTGCGAGAAAATCACCGAAGGCGAACGCAACCAGCGGATCAAGCTGCAAGCGGCGCCGTGGAGCCTGAACAAACTGGCCCGACGCGCCGCCAAGCACACGTTGTGGCTGGCGATCAGCGTGATGACCGGACTGACCTTTGTCGGCTACTTCACCCCGATCCGGCCGCTGGCCGAAGAACTGCTGACCTTGCACATCGGTGGCGTCAGCCTGTTCTGGGTGCTGTTCTTCACCGCTGCCACCTACATCAATGCCGGCTGGCTGCGGGAAGCGGTGTGCATGCACATGTGCCCGTATGCGCGGTTCCAGAGCGTGATGTTCGACAAAGACACCCTGGCAATTTCGTACGACGTAGCCCGTGGCGAAAACCGTGGCCCGCGCAAACGCGAGGTGAAACCCGCCGAGGCCGGCCTCGGTGACTGCATCGACTGCCAGTTGTGCGTGCAGGTTTGCCCGACCGGTATCGACATCCGCGATGGCCTGCAGATGGAGTGCATCGGTTGCGCCGCGTGCATCGACGCCTGCGATTCGATCATGGACAAAATGAACTACCCGCGCGGTTTGATCCGCTACAGTTCCGAACGGGAATTGCAGGGGGGCAAGACCCATTTGCTGCGTCCGCGTCTGATCGGCTATGTCGCGGTGCTGCTGGTGATGATCGGCGCGCTGGCCATGGCGCTGGTCGAACGGCCGATGGTGTCGCTGGACGTGACCAAGGATCGCGGGCTGTTCCGTGAGAACGGCCAGGGTCAGATCGAAAACATCTACACCCTCAAGGTCATCAACAAGACCCAGCAACGCCAGGCCTACAACCTGAGCCTGGTCGATGGCGACGGTTTCCAGTTGCAAGGCAAGACCGAACTGAGCCTGGCGCCGGGTGAGATTGTCGATGTGCCGGTGTCGGTGGCGATGACCACGGAGCGTCCGGCCAGCAGTTCACAGACCTTGAGTTTCAAGATTGCCGACAGCGATGAACCCGAGATTTATAGCGTGGCGAAAAGCAGGTTTGTGGCGCCGATGAATCGTTGA
- the mapR gene encoding GntR family transcriptional regulator MpaR (MapR regulates genes involved in Pseudomonas quinolone signal (PQS) production and anthranilate metabolism), which produces MKRYEKFADDIAELIRSGVLGPGQRVPSVRYASQTYGVSPSTVFQAYYLLERRGLIRARPRSGYFVNTHAPSPFSEPVISSHVNDSTEVDVSELVFSVLESIKDPSTVPFGSAFPSPTLFPLQRLSRSLASAAREMDPRMVVTDMSPGNPQLRRQIALRYMVGGLMLPMEELLITNGALEALNLCLQAVTEPGDLVAIEAPAFYASLQVLERLKLKAVEIPVHPRDGIDLGVLAQTLERHPIKACWCMTSFQNPMGATMPEAKKQELVELLRRHQVPLIEDDVYAELYYGQQAPKPAKAFDTEGLVMHCGSFAKSLAPGYRIGWVAAGRYAQKIERLKLMTSLCASMPAQAAIADYLQHGGYDRHLRKLRYALEEQQSAMLAAIARYFPAQTRVSQPAGGYFLWLELPPQMDSLKLFQMALAQGISIAPGPIFSPTQRFRNCIRLNYGSPWTEDSEKAMETLGRIVRSF; this is translated from the coding sequence ATGAAACGCTACGAAAAATTCGCCGACGACATCGCTGAACTGATCCGCTCCGGCGTCCTTGGCCCCGGCCAGCGGGTGCCGTCGGTGCGCTACGCGAGCCAGACCTACGGGGTCAGCCCATCCACGGTGTTCCAGGCTTATTACCTGCTGGAACGCCGCGGCCTGATCCGCGCCCGGCCGCGTTCAGGCTACTTCGTCAACACCCATGCGCCGAGCCCGTTTTCGGAGCCGGTGATCAGCAGCCACGTCAACGACTCCACCGAAGTCGACGTCAGCGAACTGGTGTTCTCGGTGCTGGAATCGATCAAGGACCCGAGCACCGTGCCCTTCGGCTCGGCGTTCCCCAGCCCGACGCTGTTCCCGCTGCAACGCCTGTCGCGGTCACTGGCCAGCGCCGCCCGGGAAATGGACCCGCGCATGGTGGTCACCGACATGTCGCCGGGCAACCCGCAACTGCGCCGGCAGATCGCCCTGCGCTACATGGTCGGCGGACTGATGCTGCCGATGGAAGAACTGCTGATCACCAACGGCGCCCTGGAAGCGCTGAACCTGTGCCTGCAAGCGGTGACCGAGCCAGGCGACCTGGTCGCCATCGAGGCCCCGGCGTTTTATGCCAGCCTGCAAGTGCTGGAGCGGCTGAAACTCAAAGCGGTGGAAATTCCCGTGCACCCACGCGACGGTATCGACCTCGGCGTGCTTGCACAGACGCTGGAGCGACATCCGATCAAGGCCTGCTGGTGCATGACCAGTTTCCAGAACCCGATGGGAGCAACCATGCCCGAGGCGAAGAAACAGGAACTGGTGGAACTGCTGCGCCGACATCAGGTGCCGCTGATCGAGGATGACGTGTACGCCGAACTCTATTACGGCCAGCAGGCGCCGAAACCGGCCAAGGCCTTCGACACCGAAGGGCTGGTGATGCATTGCGGCTCGTTCGCCAAGAGCCTGGCCCCCGGCTACCGCATCGGCTGGGTCGCTGCCGGGCGCTACGCGCAGAAAATCGAACGGCTGAAACTGATGACCTCGCTCTGTGCCTCGATGCCGGCACAGGCGGCGATTGCCGACTATCTGCAACATGGCGGCTATGACCGCCACTTGCGCAAGCTGCGCTACGCACTGGAAGAACAGCAGAGCGCGATGCTCGCGGCCATTGCTCGCTATTTCCCGGCACAAACCCGGGTCAGCCAACCGGCGGGCGGCTACTTTTTGTGGCTGGAATTGCCACCGCAGATGGATTCGCTGAAGTTGTTCCAGATGGCATTGGCGCAAGGCATCAGCATTGCGCCGGGGCCGATATTCTCGCCGACGCAGCGCTTTCGCAACTGCATCCGATTGAATTACGGCAGCCCGTGGACCGAGGACTCGGAGAAGGCGATGGAGACGCTGGGGCGGATTGTGCGGTCGTTCTGA
- a CDS encoding SDR family oxidoreductase — protein MDKVIVITGGGRGIGAATALLAAEQGYRICINYQSDEQAAQSVLEQVRALGAQAIAVRADVSIEDEVIALFHRVDTELGRVTALVNNAGTVGHKSRVDEMSEFRILKIMKTNVLAPILCAKHAILRMSPKHGGQGGSIVNVSSVAARLGSPNEYVDYAASKGALDSFTIGLSKEVAGEGIRVNAVRPGYIYTDFHALSGDPDRVSKLESAIPMARGGRPDEVAEAIVWLLSDKASYATGTFVDLGGGR, from the coding sequence ATGGATAAAGTCATTGTGATCACCGGCGGCGGACGCGGCATCGGCGCAGCCACGGCGCTGCTGGCCGCCGAACAGGGCTATCGGATCTGCATCAACTATCAGTCAGACGAGCAGGCCGCACAAAGCGTACTGGAACAAGTCCGCGCGCTGGGTGCGCAGGCTATTGCGGTGCGCGCCGATGTCAGTATCGAAGACGAGGTGATTGCGCTGTTTCACCGGGTCGATACCGAACTGGGCCGGGTCACCGCGCTAGTGAACAACGCCGGTACCGTCGGGCATAAATCGCGCGTCGATGAAATGTCCGAATTCCGCATTCTGAAAATCATGAAAACCAACGTCTTGGCGCCGATCCTCTGCGCCAAGCACGCGATCCTGCGCATGTCGCCCAAGCATGGCGGGCAGGGCGGCAGCATCGTCAACGTGTCATCCGTGGCTGCACGCCTGGGTTCGCCGAATGAATACGTCGATTACGCGGCGTCCAAAGGTGCGCTCGACTCTTTCACCATCGGTCTGTCCAAGGAAGTGGCGGGCGAGGGGATTCGGGTCAACGCCGTGCGTCCGGGTTACATCTACACCGATTTCCATGCGCTGAGTGGCGATCCGGATCGGGTCAGCAAGCTGGAGTCAGCGATTCCGATGGCCCGGGGCGGGCGGCCGGATGAGGTGGCGGAGGCGATTGTCTGGTTGTTGTCGGACAAGGCTTCGTACGCGACCGGGACGTTTGTTGATCTGGGTGGCGGCCGTTAA